The proteins below are encoded in one region of Lepisosteus oculatus isolate fLepOcu1 chromosome 10, fLepOcu1.hap2, whole genome shotgun sequence:
- the LOC102695084 gene encoding serum paraoxonase/arylesterase 2 gives MGKILIVTAIAGVLLAFLGERYMTLRTKLMASRDIISNHLPNCVYIKGLEYGSEDLTILPGGLALISTGLKYPNLRRLSDDPGKIYALNLEEGNLKPVELKISRGFDLDSFFPHGISTFIDEKDQTVYLFVVNHPDFKSTVEIFRFVEEDSSLTHLKTIEHELLHSVNDIVAVGPESFYATNDHYFTNALFSVEYMIGLALCNVVYYSPEEVREAAAGFYSANGINISPDKKHLYVGDVFDHVVHVLEIQENKTLVPLKKVDVGTLPDNIEVDSVTGDLWLGCHPNAWRLLRYDPENPPGSEVIQIQNIHSEKPTVTKVYVDDGHVIEGSSVATPYKGKLFIGTMYQKAIICDLK, from the exons ATGGGGAAGATTTTAATTGTAACAGCTATTGCTGGTGTCCTGTTAGCTTTTCTGGGAGAAAGATACATGACGTTAAG GACAAAGTTGATGGCTTCCAGAGATATTATCTCAAATCATCTTCCGAACTGTGTCTACATTAAAGGCCTTG AATATGGATCTGAAGATCTCACCATACTCCCAGGCGGACTGGCTCTTATTAGTACA GGATTGAAATATCCTAACCTCAGAAGGCTTTCTGATGATCCGGGAAAGATCTATGCTTTGAATTTGGAGGAAGGGAATCTTAAACCCGTGGAGCTGAAAATAAGTCGAGGATTTGATCTGGATTCCTTTTTCCCACATGGAATCAGCACGTTTATTGATGAAAAAG ATCAGACAGTGTACCTCTTTGTGGTAAACCACCCTGACTTCAAAAGCACGGTGGAGATCTTCCGATTTGTTGAAGAGGACAGCTCCCTGACTCATCTGAAAACTATTGAGCACGAACTGCTTCACAG TGTGAATGACATTGTGGCAGTTGGACCAGAAAGCTTTTATGCGACTAATGACCACTACTTTACAAATGCTCTGTTCTCTGTGGAGTACATGATTGGCTTAGCCTTGTGCAATGTAGTGTATTACAGCCCTGAAGAAGTGAGGGAAGCAGCAGCAGGGTTTTACTCTGCAAATGGAATAAACATCTCTCCTGATAAAAA GCACCTTTATGTGGGGGATGTTTTTGACCACGTTGTTCATGTCTTggaaatacaagaaaacaagactttggTGCCTCTGAAG aaagtaGATGTGGGAACATTGCCTGATAACATAGAAGTGGACTCTGTCACTGGAGATTTGTGGCTGGGATGTCACCCTAACGCCTGGAGGCTGTTACGCTACGATCCTGAAAACCCACCTGGATCTGAG GTTATCCAGATTCAGAACATTCACTCAGAAAAGCCAACTGTCACCAAAGTGTACGTCGATGATGGTCATGTTATTGAGGGTTCTTCAGTTGCAACTCCATACAAAGGGAAGCTGTTTATAGGAACAATGTATCAAAAGGCAATCATCTGTGATCTGAAGTAA